One stretch of Microbacterium terrae DNA includes these proteins:
- a CDS encoding nSTAND1 domain-containing NTPase encodes MTVKVLGPLDAGGAKLSPRERAMLSALVLRMGAALEPAQLADAYWGDDAPSTWRQQVKTAINRIRGELGRDSVITTGGEYSLGLSTDAIDAVSIERLVSSARQHALHGDADRAGDHYERALALWRGRPYSELAAWDPGVVEAMRLTEIRSAAEEELLEARLSAGSHREVVPAAERLVREEPLREARWAILALALYRSDRQAEALATIRAARERFLDELGIELGDRLRVLETAILRQEPTLAASAVLWEASPDCPYPGLDAFDTADAELFFGRDAEIDALLARIVPGAIVAVAGPSGSGKSSILRAGLLPRLRAEHGGASLIEPGRSAAAELGLALERGASVIAIDQAEELLRSDARAVAAFCALARGHLDRGGTIVLTIRSDFLDDATRLPDIGAAVGAGVFVVPPLSADGLRAAVTKPAQHARLRLEPGLVEVVLRDAADRASTLPYVSHALRETWLRREGATLTVTGYEDSGGITGAIAQTAEKVFRSFDPGDQELCRTVLLRLVSRSGDGTTLRRRVAASSLRDSADRRRIIDALVDVRLVSVDDGAIVIAHEAVAAAWPRLDGWLEDDAVGARLMAWLSAAAADWQAEGRPDDALLRGGRLRATQEWIETTRPDLTDVERALVAASAARDEDELRTLERRSAAERRQNRRLRALLTGAGVLLVAAVALGGVAAVQAREAGAAALDRQIEAITAAATGLRSTERAMAALMAAEAYRRWPTDQRTRFALMATVVEAGSYLGSVPLDGAPERVGMWPIPGTDEIVTVEGQVNLRVRDLTTGVVVRDLRTDLPETDQSIRPWVRVSEDGSTVGVLQHYGRGSETLDDDAELMMFFDPSTGDALGEGVRVDGTVAETVEVSADGHRATWATQGEVIVVDRERGEVRRRVVTGPVTTGEQTIAASAFSPEGEIIVGIPDGAVLTLDPVTLEEVRRVSVPEGRFDTGLKVAEDGSVFGVGSVGIGALDPDGALLWERRFQRHWECSRIAVSSRWDTAACGDEVGMVQRWSLTTGDQIAPPFENETSGAGDLAFRSGTPDLLMLTAIAPVVGTLRVDGGGTVAEPMLDDWIPWNVPGGALDTDGGRVVLQAREDVIDDPFAQHSYRVWDLDSGAVTFRVPEDLASPPADPIFDVRFIDLDRLLGWQVAIDDETKEETWRAAVISLADGSVTYPDLPEAAYEFYPGSRGDHAYVTTQAGVIHTLDPRSFREVAAPIQLEREREPFTVLESPDGTKLLAQQWGPEQPPLRTMLYDAATGDLLAETRDAAHAAWITPDGTVYTADNYSVTRRAAEDLEPNGPVANAAGVQMLSGDDAGEILMSWGGRGEVGLFDVRSQRQLGGRIWASDVGTPVLLPDAGAILLPTRFGTATMSLEPDAHFAAACRIAGRDMTDAEWSTYLGDLGKRVDTCADVLG; translated from the coding sequence ATGACCGTCAAGGTTCTGGGGCCGCTGGATGCCGGCGGGGCGAAGCTGAGTCCGCGGGAGCGCGCGATGCTCAGCGCACTCGTGCTGCGCATGGGCGCGGCGCTCGAACCGGCTCAGCTCGCCGACGCCTACTGGGGCGACGACGCGCCCTCAACGTGGCGCCAGCAGGTCAAGACGGCGATCAACCGCATCCGCGGCGAGCTCGGACGCGATTCGGTGATCACCACCGGCGGCGAGTACTCACTCGGGCTCAGCACCGACGCGATCGATGCCGTGAGCATCGAGCGCCTGGTCTCGAGCGCCCGCCAGCACGCGCTCCACGGCGATGCCGACCGCGCCGGTGATCACTACGAACGCGCCCTCGCCCTGTGGCGGGGGCGCCCCTACTCGGAGCTGGCGGCCTGGGATCCGGGCGTGGTCGAGGCGATGCGGCTCACCGAGATCCGCTCCGCCGCCGAGGAGGAGCTCCTCGAAGCCCGGCTGAGCGCGGGCAGCCACCGCGAGGTCGTTCCGGCGGCGGAGAGGCTGGTGCGCGAAGAACCCCTGCGCGAGGCCCGGTGGGCGATCCTCGCACTCGCGCTGTACCGCAGCGATCGGCAGGCGGAGGCTCTGGCCACGATCCGCGCGGCCCGCGAACGCTTCCTCGACGAACTCGGGATCGAGCTCGGCGATCGCCTGCGCGTGCTCGAGACCGCGATCCTGAGGCAGGAGCCGACCCTCGCCGCGTCGGCGGTGCTGTGGGAGGCGAGCCCGGACTGCCCGTATCCGGGCCTCGACGCGTTCGACACAGCGGATGCCGAACTGTTCTTCGGGCGCGATGCCGAGATCGATGCCCTGCTCGCGCGCATCGTCCCGGGTGCGATCGTCGCTGTGGCCGGGCCGTCGGGATCGGGCAAGTCGTCGATCCTGCGCGCGGGTCTCCTCCCGAGACTGCGAGCCGAGCACGGCGGAGCCTCGCTGATCGAGCCGGGGAGGTCGGCGGCTGCGGAGCTCGGGCTCGCCCTCGAGCGGGGCGCGAGTGTCATCGCCATCGATCAGGCCGAGGAGCTGCTGCGTTCCGACGCTCGCGCCGTCGCGGCGTTCTGCGCGCTGGCCCGCGGTCACCTCGACCGAGGCGGGACGATCGTGCTCACCATCCGCAGCGACTTCCTCGACGACGCGACCCGCCTGCCCGACATCGGCGCGGCAGTCGGCGCCGGGGTGTTCGTCGTGCCGCCGCTCAGCGCTGACGGTCTGCGCGCCGCAGTCACCAAACCTGCCCAGCACGCCCGGCTGCGGCTGGAGCCGGGCCTCGTCGAGGTTGTGCTCCGCGACGCAGCCGACCGTGCGTCCACCCTCCCCTACGTGTCGCACGCCCTGCGCGAGACGTGGCTGCGCCGTGAGGGCGCCACGCTCACCGTCACCGGATACGAGGATTCCGGCGGAATCACCGGGGCGATCGCGCAGACCGCGGAGAAGGTGTTCCGCTCGTTCGACCCGGGAGACCAGGAGCTCTGCCGCACGGTGCTCCTGCGGCTCGTCTCGCGCAGCGGCGACGGCACCACCCTGCGCCGGCGGGTCGCCGCGTCGAGCCTGCGTGACTCGGCGGACCGACGGCGCATCATCGACGCGCTCGTCGATGTGCGCCTCGTGAGTGTCGACGACGGCGCGATCGTCATCGCGCACGAGGCGGTCGCAGCGGCGTGGCCGCGACTCGACGGCTGGCTCGAAGACGACGCGGTCGGCGCGCGCCTGATGGCCTGGCTGTCGGCTGCCGCTGCGGACTGGCAGGCGGAAGGGCGCCCCGACGACGCGCTGCTCCGCGGCGGGCGGCTGCGTGCGACACAGGAGTGGATCGAGACCACACGCCCCGATCTCACCGACGTCGAGCGCGCCCTCGTGGCCGCGTCCGCGGCGCGCGACGAAGACGAGCTGCGGACCCTCGAGCGCCGCAGCGCCGCCGAACGCCGGCAGAACCGGCGCCTCCGCGCCCTCCTGACTGGCGCCGGCGTGCTGCTGGTCGCGGCCGTCGCGCTGGGCGGTGTCGCCGCGGTGCAGGCGCGCGAAGCGGGCGCCGCAGCGCTCGATCGGCAGATCGAGGCGATCACGGCGGCCGCCACGGGGCTGCGCTCGACCGAGCGCGCGATGGCCGCGCTCATGGCGGCAGAGGCGTATCGCCGATGGCCCACGGATCAACGCACGCGCTTCGCGCTCATGGCGACCGTCGTCGAAGCGGGGTCGTACCTCGGCTCGGTTCCTCTCGACGGCGCGCCGGAACGGGTGGGCATGTGGCCGATCCCGGGCACCGATGAGATCGTCACGGTGGAGGGTCAGGTCAACCTGCGGGTCCGCGATCTGACGACCGGCGTCGTCGTGCGCGACCTCCGCACCGACCTCCCCGAAACCGATCAGTCGATCCGGCCGTGGGTCCGTGTGAGCGAGGACGGCAGCACGGTCGGCGTGCTCCAGCACTACGGGCGAGGGAGCGAGACCCTCGACGACGACGCCGAGCTGATGATGTTCTTCGACCCGAGCACCGGCGATGCTCTCGGCGAGGGGGTTCGCGTCGATGGCACGGTCGCCGAGACGGTCGAGGTGAGCGCAGACGGGCACCGCGCGACATGGGCGACGCAGGGTGAGGTCATCGTGGTCGACCGGGAGCGCGGCGAGGTCCGCCGGCGCGTCGTCACGGGTCCGGTGACCACCGGCGAGCAGACCATCGCGGCGTCCGCATTCTCGCCCGAGGGCGAGATCATCGTCGGCATCCCAGACGGTGCCGTCCTCACTCTCGACCCGGTCACGCTCGAAGAAGTCCGTCGGGTGAGCGTGCCCGAGGGTCGATTCGACACCGGGCTGAAGGTGGCCGAGGACGGATCGGTCTTCGGCGTCGGTTCGGTCGGGATCGGCGCCCTCGATCCGGACGGGGCACTCCTCTGGGAGCGCCGGTTCCAGCGTCACTGGGAATGCAGCCGGATCGCCGTGTCGTCCCGCTGGGACACCGCCGCGTGCGGCGATGAAGTCGGCATGGTGCAGCGCTGGTCGCTGACGACCGGTGACCAGATCGCCCCGCCCTTCGAGAACGAGACGAGCGGGGCCGGCGACCTGGCCTTTCGGTCCGGCACGCCCGACCTGCTCATGCTCACGGCGATCGCGCCGGTCGTCGGCACCCTGCGCGTGGACGGCGGCGGCACAGTCGCCGAGCCGATGCTCGACGACTGGATCCCCTGGAACGTTCCCGGTGGCGCCCTCGACACCGACGGAGGTCGCGTGGTGCTGCAGGCGCGTGAGGACGTCATCGACGACCCGTTCGCGCAGCACTCCTACCGCGTGTGGGACCTCGATTCCGGGGCCGTCACCTTCCGGGTTCCGGAGGATCTCGCATCCCCGCCCGCCGATCCGATCTTCGACGTGCGGTTCATCGATCTCGACCGGCTGCTGGGCTGGCAGGTGGCGATCGACGATGAGACGAAGGAGGAGACGTGGCGCGCGGCGGTGATCTCGCTCGCCGACGGCTCCGTCACCTACCCCGACCTGCCGGAGGCCGCCTACGAGTTCTACCCCGGTTCGCGCGGCGATCATGCCTACGTGACCACCCAGGCGGGGGTGATCCACACGCTCGATCCCCGCTCGTTCAGGGAGGTCGCCGCGCCGATTCAGCTCGAGCGCGAACGCGAGCCGTTCACGGTCCTCGAGTCGCCAGACGGCACCAAGCTGCTCGCTCAGCAGTGGGGTCCCGAGCAGCCGCCGCTGCGCACGATGCTGTACGACGCCGCGACGGGAGATCTCCTCGCCGAGACGCGGGATGCCGCCCATGCCGCCTGGATCACGCCGGACGGCACCGTCTACACGGCCGACAACTACAGCGTGACGCGCCGGGCAGCGGAGGACCTCGAGCCGAACGGTCCCGTCGCCAACGCCGCGGGGGTGCAGATGCTCAGCGGCGACGACGCCGGAGAGATCCTCATGTCGTGGGGCGGACGGGGCGAAGTCGGGCTCTTCGACGTCCGATCGCAGCGTCAACTCGGCGGCCGGATCTGGGCATCGGATGTCGGTACTCCCGTGCTCCTGCCCGATGCGGGCGCGATCCTGCTCCCGACGCGGTTCGGCACCGCGACGATGAGTCTCGAGCCCGACGCGCACTTCGCCGCCGCATGCCGCATCGCCGGGCGCGACATGACGGATGCCGAGTGGTCGACCTACCTCGGCGATCTCGGGAAGCGCGTCGACACCTGCGCCGATGTCCTGGGCTGA
- a CDS encoding bacitracin resistance protein, with protein sequence MSETTPDAGASATPERRATPMWLVATIAGFVGLFYAYAVWNAIGNLIQAVSYYGEAGFSLNALGWFVWIFAAIFPAIVFAGAFALGFRRPPHHLLLVLITGLAVVAVFWLNVVAYTTLNTTSLVG encoded by the coding sequence GTGAGCGAGACGACTCCGGATGCCGGTGCATCCGCCACTCCGGAACGCCGGGCCACCCCGATGTGGCTCGTCGCCACGATCGCAGGCTTCGTGGGGCTCTTCTACGCGTACGCCGTGTGGAACGCGATCGGCAACCTGATCCAGGCGGTCTCGTACTACGGGGAGGCCGGCTTCTCCTTGAATGCGCTCGGCTGGTTCGTGTGGATCTTCGCGGCGATCTTCCCGGCGATCGTCTTCGCCGGCGCGTTCGCGCTCGGATTCCGTCGCCCGCCGCACCACCTGCTCCTCGTGTTGATCACGGGCCTCGCCGTGGTGGCCGTCTTCTGGCTCAACGTGGTCGCGTACACGACGCTCAACACCACCTCGCTCGTCGGCTGA